The segment GGGCTCCGCCAGGTTGTGCTGCACCACCGACAGGCAGTGCGCCGCCGGCAGGCTGTGCTCCAGCAGGCTGACCACCGTCAACGGGTACGGCGTCAGGTTGTACCGTCGCAGCGCCCGGAGCAGCCGATTCGCCTGGTGGAGTTACGGCTGCCGGAGCTGCATCTGATGCGGCTGGTTGTTCACCAGCGGGTGCATCCGCTGCTGCTGGCTGTTCGTTGGCCGCTGGAGCCACGACAGGTTCAACCATCGATGGGTCAGCAGTTTCATCAACCACTTCCTGGCCCGCAGCCTTACGAAGAAAGTTTTCGCGAACAGGATTGTAGATCTTTACGACGCCATAAAATTCGACGAACACCATAAAGTCAGTTCGGCTTTCGACCGGAGTTGATTCCAGTTCCTCGGTCGCGTCCGAATCGCCCATTCCCATGCCGCCGTCGTCATCCATACCCATGCCCATGCCGCCAGCGCCCATGCCGCTCATGCCCATGCCGCCCATTCCCATGCCGCCCATTCCAGCTCCTTCGGAGTTCTGGGGAGCACCACCGTTGAACTCAATCTGTTCGCCCGGTACGTGGCGGTTGACACGAATCTGATTGACCTCAAACACGAACTCTGAATTCGCACAGATGGCAACGAACTCATTGATCTTTCGTTCATCCATCTCGACAGCAAGGCGAAACGGAACGCGTTTCGCAACAATCAGTTCCAGATTGGTTTCAGGCAGAAGTTCTCCGCCGAGGACGGCTTTGACTTGCGACGCCGCGATGGCTTCGTAGTTCGGATCAACATATCGTTCGTGATATGCGATCGGCTCGTGCAACGCTTCTCCCTCGCCACCAGCTCCGGGAGGGCCTCCCATGGTCATTCCCTGCATCCCTGGAGGGCCACCTCGCATGCCGCCAGGCATCCCTGCTTCAGGGTCAGGCACCAGCGAAGCCGGATCGGCTCCAAGGCGACTGTCAATCGCCGAAAGATTACCGAGCTGGACGATTGCTTCGCGTCCGAATACGACATGATCGATCGTGCGGATTACTGAAGTATCATTGGACGCCGAGCCCGCATTGATTTCCTTAATGTTGTTGAACATCGCTTCGAGCAACCACAGATCCTGCTGCAACATGTTGGCTTGCATGTAAGTCGGATAAAGGATCGTGCCCGAGTGGTCATCGTACCCTGTGAATTCCTTGAGCTTGCGTTGCCAAAGTGCCTGATTGAGTTTGTCCCAAATTACCGGATAGCGGTTCAGTTCATCGAGAGCACTGGTGTCACTGTCGCGACCCATGCCACCGCCCATGCCCATTCCTGATCCCATACCGCCAGCGCCCATACCGCCGGCACCCATACCGCCCATGCCCATTCCGCCCATACCGGGACCGCCGTCACGGTCGCCTTTCATCGCGTCTTCGCGTTCCTGAGCTTTCTTTCTGTTGAGCTCTTCGTTGTACTGCCAGTCGACACCGACGTCCAAACAGATTTTGTTCATGAATTTCGGGATGTTGTCGTAGTACTGCTTTCGGTACTTCTCGAATCCCTGACCCGGATCCGAAACTTTCTCGGGCACATCAATTCGGGAAAAGAAGTTACAAGTCTCTTTGCCGAGAATGTCTTCCGGCCACGTGAAGATGGACTTCTGTTCCTGGTAGCGTTTCCGCCAGACGCGAACGATCGAGTCAATCGTCTTGTTGATTTCAGCATCCATGCCGGCCTTGGTGGCCTCGTTCGGATGCGCTTTGACATCGAGTTCCGGTTCCGCTGTCGTGCCTGAAACCGCTTTGATCGCGTTAAGCTGCTTTTCAATTTCCCGTTCGCGTTCTTTTTGAGCAGACGACAATTGAATGGAAGAGAAGACCCAGCTTCCAATCATTGTGAGTGCGAGCAAAAAGCAACCGATCCAAAAGATGTTTCTTTTGCCCCATTGAATTGCGGGCTTGAGCGTATCCATATCTGTTCTCCGGCATCGCCGATAGTTTTAAATGATTCAGTCAGTAGATTCGAAATCGAAAGGGTTCGCGATTACTGCGCTTCGACTTCTTCTGCCTCGGCCTCGGCAGCAGCTGCCGCGGCAACTGCTTCCAGGCGAAGTTTCTTGGCTTCATTGCGTTCTGCGACAGAACGAGGTTCCCAGGCCATTTGGATGACGAAGGAGTAAATGTTGGCTTTGAAAATTGACTCGCCGTCAGAAGGATCGACTGTCGAGCCCGGACCACCGCCGCCCATTCCCATACCGCCAGCGCCCATGCCACCGGCGCCCATACCGCCAGCACCCATGCCACCGGCGCCCATACCACCAGCACCCATGCCGCCAGCACCCATTCCACCGGCGCCACCGCGACCGCCACGGCCTCCGCCGCCAATTCCACCACCGCCGATTCCACCGGGTCCGCCCATGCCGCCCATTCCTGGACCGCTTTTACCGCCCTCTTGAAGGAAGATGAAATGCTCGGTGCTGCTAGGGGAAACACGTGTGATCGTTGGGAAAGAAATCCCGAGGTCACCGTAAGTAAATTCGCCATCGGGAAGTTTGACGGTTCCCGTGAGGAGATTTTTCAGAATCGTATTCCGGACATAGTCGATCTCGGAATTCATGGCGTCTTCATTGTGAAAATGATGAGCCTGAATCTCGATGACCCAACCGGCCTTGCCAGTCAGTCCAGTCGGTTCAGCTTCTTCGCCGAAACTTGGACTTGCCGGAGCGTCTGATCCGAACTCGTCTTCAACAGGCGGGGCCGCGGCACCGAAAGAGTCCGTCGTTCGGGCTCCCTGTTTCTCGAAAATCTTGGCGATCCGGTCGTACCATTTGCCAAGATCCTTTTGGAACACGGTCTCAATGTGATCGATATAGATTTCTTCACGACCGGCGAATTCATATTCTTTCGGGTCAACAGCAAGTGCATCAGCCGGCTCGCTCTTGACTAACTCCTCAATCTTTTCGTCGCGAGGCAGCGCCTGATAGAGAGCACTGTAGATTTCGATCCACGACGCGCGGCCTTCTACCGAAGAGCTCAACTCTTTAGCGATGACATTGAACTTTTCCAGCAGCTCTTTCTGTTCGGTGTCCGCAGCCACGTATTTTTTACTGAGCTTCGATTCCTTTTCCGCGTCTCGAAGTGCTGTTTGCCAGCTGGTTCCATTCGGATCCTCGAACGACGGGCTCACCTGATTCGCGGCCAGCGTCTTGTAGAACAACCCAAGGCAGCAGCCCAGCAACAACAAGCTCACTGCGGCCAGAACCCAAGGTTTCTTCGCCCGGACGACTCGCTCAAGCACAATTTCCTGAGGCAGCAGATTCGTCTTCATCACGCTGTTGCCGAGTCCTTGCAGGCACAGGCCGTAGCAAGGGGCAAACGAAAGCGAGTTGTTGGCGAACGTTGACTGAGACGTCACATCGTTGCCGGTAAGATGTTTGAACTCGTTGGCACGAGAAACTTTAAGCTCCAGTTGCTTGCCAAGGAACTGAGTCAGTCCAGGAAGTTTTGCAGCACTACCAAGCAAAACGACTTCGGAAATGTTGGCCGATTTGTCCATGCTCTGGAAGAAAGTCAGCGAGCGCTGAACTTCGTTGACCAAATCGTTGAAAACTGGACGCATCGCCTGGAAAACGGCTTTTGGATTCTCCGCCATTTTCGCGTTTCGCTTGAGATGCTCGGCCTTGGCCTGAGTCAGTTTCATCTCGCGGGAAAGCTGTTTGGTAAAGTGGTTTCCGCCGATCGGAATGTTTCGCAACCAGAGCTTGATACCGTTGGTCACGATCAAGTCCGTCGTGTCGGTGCCCATCGAAAGAACGACAATCGACTCGGGTGGATCTTCCGGATCAAAATCTTCCGGAGACGGAATCTCGTCAATCTGGTCACGGCAGACGACATTGAAAATCGAAAGCGGTGACAGCTGCACGATGTCGACTTCGACACCGGCGTCGTCGAATGGCTGCAAAGCCCGGAACACCGCATCACGCTTCATCGCGAACAAACCGATTTCTGCATCAGCCACGCGTCCTTCTTCGTCTTTGCTTCCGCCAAGCTGCTGCCAATCCCAGATGACGTCCTCGATTGGAAACGGGATCTGCTGGGAGACTTCAAACTCAACCAAATTCGGGAGTTTCCGGGCGTCGACCGGTGGTGGCTTGAAGAAACGCGACAGTCCGGCCTGACCAGGCACGCTGATCGCGACCTTGTCTCCG is part of the Mariniblastus fucicola genome and harbors:
- the pilM gene encoding type IV pilus assembly protein PilM, with the translated sequence MAKANAVWGIDIGQSSLKALRCVKGPDDTIVAEGYDFIEYPKILSAADADPVEIVRDSLEQFLSRNEVVGDKVAISVPGQAGLSRFFKPPPVDARKLPNLVEFEVSQQIPFPIEDVIWDWQQLGGSKDEEGRVADAEIGLFAMKRDAVFRALQPFDDAGVEVDIVQLSPLSIFNVVCRDQIDEIPSPEDFDPEDPPESIVVLSMGTDTTDLIVTNGIKLWLRNIPIGGNHFTKQLSREMKLTQAKAEHLKRNAKMAENPKAVFQAMRPVFNDLVNEVQRSLTFFQSMDKSANISEVVLLGSAAKLPGLTQFLGKQLELKVSRANEFKHLTGNDVTSQSTFANNSLSFAPCYGLCLQGLGNSVMKTNLLPQEIVLERVVRAKKPWVLAAVSLLLLGCCLGLFYKTLAANQVSPSFEDPNGTSWQTALRDAEKESKLSKKYVAADTEQKELLEKFNVIAKELSSSVEGRASWIEIYSALYQALPRDEKIEELVKSEPADALAVDPKEYEFAGREEIYIDHIETVFQKDLGKWYDRIAKIFEKQGARTTDSFGAAAPPVEDEFGSDAPASPSFGEEAEPTGLTGKAGWVIEIQAHHFHNEDAMNSEIDYVRNTILKNLLTGTVKLPDGEFTYGDLGISFPTITRVSPSSTEHFIFLQEGGKSGPGMGGMGGPGGIGGGGIGGGGRGGRGGAGGMGAGGMGAGGMGAGGMGAGGMGAGGMGAGGMGMGGGGPGSTVDPSDGESIFKANIYSFVIQMAWEPRSVAERNEAKKLRLEAVAAAAAAEAEAEEVEAQ